A single Actinomadura algeriensis DNA region contains:
- a CDS encoding acyl-CoA dehydrogenase family protein, translating to MDFRMGPAATGLRGELRELVAEHVPPGYLGAFTDDPADLETAQKFCRLLAERGLLCPAWPAEYGGRDASHWEQTVVREEMWAHHEPRGAQYMGVNWVGPTIMRHGTAEQRRAHLPPIARGEVIWCQGFSEPDAGSDLASLRTAARRDGDGWVISGQKVWTSYATMAQWCFLLARTARLDRKQQGLTIFLVPMDAPGVEVRPIGTLMGPHHLNEVFLDDVRVGGGAVLGEVDAGWTVVREVLSFERVGIARYARCERLLQAAPRALGGAWDDLPGELRVRWARMLTHCRRARLLAYRVIATQHEGRVEPNDAAAYRIAVTRLDQESADVLAEMAEYAEPAEYAEPAEAAEAAWFRLEVEDHRRYSHASTVASGSIDVQRMLLARALLAAS from the coding sequence ATGGACTTCAGAATGGGGCCGGCCGCCACCGGGCTCCGCGGCGAGCTGCGGGAACTGGTGGCCGAGCACGTCCCGCCCGGCTACCTCGGGGCCTTCACCGACGACCCGGCGGACCTCGAGACCGCGCAGAAGTTCTGCCGCCTGCTCGCCGAACGCGGCCTGCTCTGCCCGGCCTGGCCGGCCGAGTACGGCGGACGGGACGCCTCGCACTGGGAGCAGACGGTCGTCCGCGAGGAGATGTGGGCGCACCACGAGCCGCGCGGCGCGCAGTACATGGGCGTCAACTGGGTCGGGCCGACGATCATGCGGCACGGCACGGCGGAGCAGCGGCGCGCCCACCTGCCGCCGATCGCCCGCGGCGAGGTCATCTGGTGCCAGGGCTTTAGCGAGCCCGACGCCGGCTCCGACCTGGCGTCGCTGCGCACGGCGGCCCGCCGCGACGGCGACGGCTGGGTGATCTCCGGGCAGAAGGTCTGGACGTCCTACGCCACCATGGCCCAGTGGTGCTTCCTGCTCGCCCGCACCGCCCGGCTCGACCGGAAACAGCAGGGGCTCACGATCTTCCTCGTCCCGATGGACGCCCCCGGCGTCGAGGTCCGGCCGATCGGCACCCTGATGGGACCGCACCACCTCAACGAGGTCTTCCTCGACGACGTGCGGGTCGGCGGCGGCGCGGTGCTCGGCGAGGTCGACGCCGGCTGGACGGTCGTCCGGGAGGTCCTGTCGTTCGAGCGGGTCGGCATCGCCCGCTACGCGCGCTGCGAGCGGCTGCTGCAGGCCGCGCCGCGCGCCCTCGGCGGCGCCTGGGACGACCTGCCCGGCGAGCTGCGGGTCCGGTGGGCGCGGATGCTGACGCACTGCCGCCGCGCCCGCCTGCTCGCCTACCGGGTGATCGCCACGCAGCACGAGGGGCGGGTCGAGCCGAACGACGCCGCCGCCTACCGGATAGCGGTGACCAGGCTCGACCAGGAGAGCGCGGACGTCCTCGCGGAGATGGCCGAGTACGCCGAGCCCGCCGAGTACGCGGAGCCCGCCGAGGCCGCCGAGGCGGCCTGGTTCCGTCTCGAGGTGGAGGACCACCGGCGGTACTCGCACGCGTCGACCGTCGCGTCCGGGAGCATCGACGTCCAGCGCATGCTGCTGGCCCGGGCCCTGCTGGCGGCATCGTGA
- a CDS encoding ferredoxin produces the protein MKVTIDEDRCAGHGICCSTCPEVFDLNEDGYAMVRVPEIPAEHEERVRAAVRNCPERAITAE, from the coding sequence ATGAAGGTCACGATCGACGAGGACCGCTGCGCGGGGCACGGGATCTGCTGCTCCACGTGCCCTGAGGTCTTCGACCTCAACGAAGACGGCTACGCGATGGTCCGCGTGCCGGAGATCCCCGCCGAGCACGAGGAGCGGGTGCGCGCCGCCGTCCGCAACTGCCCGGAGCGCGCGATCACGGCGGAGTGA
- a CDS encoding acyl-CoA dehydrogenase family protein, with protein MTAALLDDFRAGVRDWCREHVPGDWRRAQTGVPDEEFAAFQKGWFQELRRAGYAVPHWPAEWGGGMSVPEQAVLHEELAAHDAPRLVLAFVSIHHAASTLLAAGTDAQRRRHLPAILDGEIWCQGFSEPDAGSDLAALRTSARRKGDAYIVNGQKCWASGAAHADWCLLLARTDPDAPKRRGISYFLMDMRTPGVDVRPTRQATGESHFCEIFLDDVAVPAANRIGPEHEGWRVAQETLGAERGMTMLELAERLGGGFRRLVGLCGETGALDDPVTRDRLAALETELTGLRALCAKLVAGERPGPADASIVKLFYSELLQRVTDFGTEIAGLSAHTDLRKPLSSGWESGAWPLDFVASWEWTIPGGTSEIQRTIIGERGLGLPREPGEGR; from the coding sequence GTGACGGCCGCCCTCCTCGACGACTTCCGCGCGGGCGTCCGCGACTGGTGCCGGGAGCACGTCCCGGGGGACTGGCGGCGTGCTCAGACCGGCGTCCCGGACGAGGAGTTCGCGGCCTTCCAGAAGGGATGGTTCCAGGAGCTCCGCCGCGCCGGGTACGCCGTCCCGCACTGGCCCGCGGAATGGGGCGGCGGGATGTCCGTCCCCGAGCAGGCGGTGCTCCACGAGGAGCTCGCCGCGCACGACGCGCCCCGGCTCGTCCTGGCGTTCGTCTCGATCCACCACGCGGCGTCCACGCTGCTCGCCGCGGGCACCGACGCCCAGCGCCGCAGGCACCTGCCCGCGATCCTCGACGGCGAGATCTGGTGCCAGGGCTTCTCCGAGCCCGACGCCGGCTCCGACCTCGCCGCGCTGCGGACGTCCGCGCGCAGGAAGGGCGACGCCTACATCGTCAACGGCCAGAAATGCTGGGCGAGCGGCGCCGCGCACGCCGACTGGTGCCTCCTGCTGGCCCGCACCGACCCGGACGCGCCGAAGCGGCGCGGCATCTCCTACTTCCTGATGGACATGCGGACGCCCGGCGTCGACGTGCGGCCCACCCGGCAGGCGACGGGCGAGTCGCACTTCTGCGAGATCTTCCTCGACGACGTCGCCGTCCCCGCCGCCAACCGCATCGGGCCGGAGCACGAGGGCTGGCGCGTCGCGCAGGAGACCCTCGGCGCCGAACGCGGCATGACCATGCTGGAACTGGCCGAACGGCTCGGCGGCGGCTTCCGCCGGCTCGTCGGACTGTGCGGCGAGACGGGCGCGCTCGACGACCCGGTGACCCGCGACCGGCTCGCCGCGCTGGAGACCGAGCTGACCGGGCTGCGCGCCCTCTGCGCGAAGCTGGTGGCCGGCGAGCGGCCCGGCCCCGCCGACGCCTCGATCGTGAAGCTGTTCTACAGCGAGCTGCTGCAGCGCGTCACCGACTTCGGCACCGAGATCGCCGGGCTGAGCGCCCACACCGACCTGCGCAAACCCCTGTCGAGCGGATGGGAGTCGGGTGCCTGGCCGCTGGACTTCGTCGCCTCGTGGGAATGGACGATCCCGGGCGGGACGAGCGAGATCCAGCGCACCATCATCGGCGAGCGCGGCCTCGGCCTGCCCCGCGAACCGGGGGAGGGCCGATGA
- a CDS encoding class I adenylate-forming enzyme family protein, translated as MSSRRTIAEVLDAALAERPHATAVEAASGAWTYAELDDRARRAAGALWSLGARPGDRVAACLPNDLDIVAAFHGAQRIGAIWAGVGEALAVGEQRDLHDLCDPAVLLAGPRCRIAPASRVDPDRWEDLLERGEQAPPIEPDAAAPAGIAFTSGTSGRPKAVVHSQRNLLLPGRALVETRGWGPDLRKGDSFPLTILNLMVLSTLLTAQAGGCSIVMDRRDAEGVAAWIAGHRVTVWNAAPAQLYDLAGRPDLDLGSLREVWSGGSDTPDAVRRAFAETHGLVPRVTYGLTEAPTVVSIDPPGDEWRPRASGRPLPYFDVAAYDDAGRRLPPGELGELRLAGTAGGPWADEWRPMLGYWDDGRVRPAGPGPVPTGDIGTVDADGWVSVLDRKKLVIVRGGANVYPLEVERVLGAHPDVGGVAVCGVPDDRLGQRVAAVLEGPAPDVAALAAACRRGLAPYKVPEIWVRVDALPVNAMGKVQRAGLPDLVERHRETGAHEWTGR; from the coding sequence GTGAGCAGCCGCCGGACGATCGCCGAGGTCCTGGACGCCGCACTCGCGGAACGTCCGCACGCCACCGCCGTCGAGGCCGCCTCCGGCGCCTGGACGTACGCCGAGCTGGACGACCGGGCCCGCCGGGCCGCGGGCGCGCTGTGGTCCCTCGGGGCGCGGCCGGGCGACCGGGTCGCGGCCTGCCTGCCCAACGACCTCGACATCGTCGCGGCGTTCCACGGCGCGCAGCGGATCGGCGCGATCTGGGCGGGCGTCGGGGAGGCCCTCGCCGTAGGCGAACAACGCGACCTGCACGACCTCTGCGACCCGGCCGTCCTGCTGGCCGGGCCCCGCTGCCGCATCGCCCCGGCGAGCCGCGTCGACCCCGACCGCTGGGAGGACCTCCTCGAACGCGGCGAGCAGGCGCCGCCGATCGAACCGGACGCGGCCGCGCCCGCGGGCATCGCGTTCACCAGCGGGACGTCCGGGCGCCCCAAGGCGGTCGTGCACAGCCAGCGCAACCTGCTGCTGCCCGGCCGGGCCCTCGTCGAGACCCGTGGGTGGGGCCCCGACCTGCGCAAGGGCGACAGCTTCCCGCTGACGATCCTCAACCTCATGGTCCTGTCGACCCTGCTCACCGCGCAGGCGGGCGGCTGCTCGATCGTGATGGACCGGCGCGACGCCGAGGGCGTGGCCGCGTGGATCGCCGGGCACCGCGTCACGGTGTGGAACGCCGCTCCCGCGCAGCTCTACGACCTCGCCGGACGCCCCGACCTCGACCTCGGCTCGTTGCGCGAGGTGTGGAGCGGCGGCAGCGACACCCCGGACGCGGTGCGCCGCGCGTTCGCGGAGACGCACGGGCTCGTCCCGCGCGTCACCTACGGCCTGACCGAGGCGCCGACCGTCGTCTCTATCGACCCGCCGGGCGACGAGTGGCGCCCGCGGGCGAGCGGGCGGCCGCTCCCGTACTTCGACGTCGCCGCCTACGACGACGCGGGACGGCGGCTGCCGCCCGGCGAGCTCGGCGAGTTGCGGCTGGCCGGGACGGCCGGCGGCCCGTGGGCGGACGAGTGGCGGCCGATGCTCGGGTACTGGGACGACGGCCGCGTCCGCCCGGCCGGCCCCGGCCCCGTCCCCACCGGGGACATCGGTACCGTCGACGCGGACGGGTGGGTGAGCGTGCTCGACCGCAAGAAGCTCGTCATCGTCCGGGGCGGCGCGAACGTCTACCCCCTCGAAGTGGAGCGGGTCCTCGGCGCGCATCCGGACGTCGGCGGGGTCGCGGTGTGCGGGGTGCCCGACGACCGGCTCGGGCAGCGGGTGGCCGCCGTGCTGGAAGGGCCCGCGCCCGACGTCGCGGCGCTCGCCGCCGCCTGCCGCCGCGGACTCGCGCCGTACAAGGTCCCGGAGATCTGGGTGCGGGTCGACGCGCTGCCGGTGAACGCGATGGGCAAGGTGCAGCGTGCCGGGCTGCCGGACCTGGTCGAACGGCACCGCGAGACGGGAGCGCACGAGTGGACGGGACGATGA
- a CDS encoding acyl-CoA dehydrogenase family protein, with the protein MNIELSDEAAEYGRQAMRAIEAAGGDELVRDAERDPGGRAGRVTPVLGELGAWELDPRGDPADLEAAAALCRAAGHWAVPYPVAERLARPARPDTDALAVVSGAAPKAAAAGLDLRWTAVTLDGLRGTATALPPDDGPRASAFVTGLDVRPLDEDGAGDVPLGLVLPCWTLLGTLDRAIALTRSHVLAREQFGKPLAGQQGVQFQLTDAEVERSGVEALAKYALWSVQAGLPEALDDALALRLAALEAADAVLRTAHLLHGAIGFCDESALSWLSRYSRPIRRLPLGLSATRDRLTREIGRRGLTGLFPGGDR; encoded by the coding sequence GTGAACATCGAGCTGAGCGACGAGGCCGCCGAGTACGGACGGCAGGCCATGCGGGCGATCGAGGCCGCGGGCGGCGACGAGCTCGTCCGGGACGCCGAACGCGATCCGGGCGGCCGGGCCGGACGGGTGACGCCCGTCCTCGGCGAACTCGGCGCGTGGGAACTCGACCCGCGCGGCGACCCCGCCGACCTGGAGGCCGCGGCCGCGCTGTGCCGCGCCGCCGGGCACTGGGCCGTCCCGTACCCGGTCGCCGAACGCCTCGCCCGCCCCGCCCGCCCGGACACCGACGCGCTCGCGGTCGTCTCCGGCGCCGCGCCCAAGGCCGCCGCCGCGGGCCTCGACCTGCGCTGGACCGCGGTGACCCTGGACGGCCTCCGCGGCACCGCGACCGCCCTCCCCCCGGACGACGGGCCCCGCGCGTCCGCGTTCGTCACCGGGCTCGACGTCCGCCCGCTCGACGAGGACGGCGCGGGCGACGTGCCGCTCGGTCTCGTCCTGCCGTGCTGGACGCTCCTCGGGACGCTCGACCGCGCGATCGCCCTCACCCGTTCCCACGTGCTCGCCCGCGAGCAGTTCGGCAAGCCGCTCGCCGGGCAGCAGGGCGTCCAGTTCCAGCTCACCGACGCCGAGGTGGAGCGCAGCGGCGTCGAGGCCCTCGCCAAGTACGCGCTGTGGAGCGTCCAGGCCGGGCTGCCCGAGGCCCTCGACGACGCCCTCGCGCTGCGGCTCGCGGCGCTGGAGGCGGCCGACGCGGTGTTGCGCACCGCGCACCTGCTGCACGGCGCCATCGGCTTCTGCGACGAGTCGGCCCTGTCCTGGCTGTCACGGTACAGCCGGCCGATCCGGCGGCTGCCGCTCGGCCTGTCGGCGACCCGCGACCGGCTGACCCGCGAGATCGGCCGCCGCGGGCTCACCGGCCTGTTCCCGGGAGGCGACCGGTGA
- a CDS encoding maleylpyruvate isomerase family mycothiol-dependent enzyme, with protein sequence MDTSAYLRAVAEQTSTLADWVHGRDATTPVPTCPRWTLADLVDHVSATQRMVTMLVGERMTEPDGAFARYVPSPADSTEWRAWLTDGAAEAKRAFESVADDTPVWDPSGDAAGVPFWSRRLFGEICVHRADAAAALGMRYELEPEHAVAAIEDWLNTMTSRGYWENRPDFAGAMRGGGQTLHFHATDAPGEWLARREPDRVVLDHAHTKADVAVRGPAAELLLVLSRRRPLAEAPTLDLYGDRALLDHWLDHMDWVADG encoded by the coding sequence ATGGACACGTCCGCATATCTGAGGGCGGTCGCAGAACAGACGAGCACGCTCGCCGATTGGGTACACGGCCGGGACGCGACGACCCCGGTGCCGACCTGCCCGAGGTGGACGCTGGCCGATCTCGTCGACCATGTCAGCGCGACACAGCGGATGGTGACGATGCTCGTCGGTGAGCGGATGACCGAACCGGACGGGGCGTTCGCCCGCTACGTTCCGAGTCCGGCCGATTCGACCGAGTGGCGCGCCTGGCTGACCGACGGTGCGGCCGAGGCGAAACGGGCGTTCGAATCGGTCGCCGATGACACGCCTGTGTGGGATCCGTCCGGTGACGCCGCGGGCGTGCCGTTCTGGTCACGCCGCCTGTTCGGCGAGATCTGCGTGCACCGCGCGGACGCGGCCGCGGCGCTCGGCATGCGATACGAACTGGAGCCGGAGCACGCCGTCGCGGCCATCGAGGACTGGCTGAACACGATGACCTCCCGCGGCTACTGGGAGAACAGGCCGGACTTCGCCGGCGCGATGCGCGGCGGCGGCCAGACCCTGCATTTCCACGCGACCGACGCGCCCGGGGAGTGGCTGGCACGCCGGGAACCGGACAGAGTCGTTCTGGACCACGCGCACACCAAGGCGGACGTCGCGGTGCGCGGCCCGGCCGCCGAACTGCTGCTCGTGCTCAGCAGGCGCCGCCCGCTGGCCGAGGCTCCCACGCTGGACCTGTACGGGGATCGGGCACTGCTCGACCACTGGCTCGACCACATGGACTGGGTCGCCGACGGCTGA
- a CDS encoding cytochrome P450 yields MADDLDEVDFFRGDELNVDPYPYFDALRAKCPVTREPHHNVMMVTGYDEAVEVLHDSETFSSCLSVTGPFPGFPVPLEGDDVTGLIEEHREKLPMSDQLPTLDPPVHTAHRSLLMKLITPKRLKENEEQMGRLADGLLDTYLDGTGGEFIRGFAGPFTLLVIADLLGVPDEDLPEFREQFNLQENTGTIGSTEDMSLAHTPLAFLYERFAAYIEDRRRAPRGDVLTGLASATFPDGSVPEPIESAKVAANLFAAGQETTVRLLGTALKVIAERPDVQAYLREDHGRIQNFVEETLRHDGPIKGDFRLSRVPTTIGGVDIPAGTTVMVVNGGVNRDPRKFEDPGTFDPARANARHHVAFGRGIHTCPGAPLARAEGRAAIERILERTSDIRIAEHKHGPADDRRFKYVPTYILRGITGLHLEFTPKEGEGR; encoded by the coding sequence ATGGCGGACGACCTCGATGAAGTCGACTTCTTCCGGGGCGACGAGCTCAACGTCGACCCCTACCCCTATTTCGACGCGCTGCGCGCCAAGTGCCCGGTGACCCGCGAACCCCATCACAACGTCATGATGGTGACCGGATACGACGAGGCCGTCGAGGTCCTGCACGACTCGGAGACGTTCTCCTCGTGCCTGTCGGTGACCGGCCCGTTCCCCGGCTTCCCCGTCCCGCTCGAGGGCGACGACGTCACCGGGCTGATCGAGGAGCACCGCGAGAAGCTGCCGATGAGCGACCAGCTGCCCACGCTGGACCCGCCCGTCCACACCGCCCACCGCAGCCTCCTGATGAAGCTGATCACCCCGAAGCGGCTCAAGGAGAACGAGGAGCAGATGGGGCGGCTGGCCGACGGCCTCCTCGACACCTACCTCGACGGGACCGGCGGCGAGTTCATCCGCGGATTCGCCGGGCCCTTCACCCTCCTCGTCATCGCCGACCTCCTCGGCGTCCCCGACGAGGACCTGCCGGAGTTCCGCGAGCAGTTCAACCTGCAGGAGAACACCGGCACCATCGGCAGCACCGAGGACATGAGCCTCGCGCACACGCCGCTGGCGTTCCTGTACGAGCGCTTCGCCGCCTACATCGAGGACCGCCGCCGGGCGCCGCGCGGCGACGTGCTCACCGGCCTGGCGAGCGCGACGTTCCCGGACGGCTCGGTCCCCGAGCCGATCGAGTCGGCGAAGGTCGCGGCGAACCTCTTCGCGGCGGGCCAGGAGACGACCGTCCGGCTCCTCGGTACCGCGCTGAAGGTGATCGCCGAACGCCCCGACGTCCAGGCGTACCTGCGCGAGGACCACGGTCGCATCCAGAACTTCGTCGAGGAGACGCTGCGCCACGACGGCCCCATCAAGGGCGACTTCCGGCTGTCGCGCGTCCCCACCACGATCGGGGGCGTCGACATTCCCGCCGGGACGACCGTCATGGTGGTGAACGGGGGAGTGAACCGCGACCCCCGCAAGTTCGAGGACCCCGGCACGTTCGACCCCGCCCGCGCCAACGCCCGCCACCACGTGGCGTTCGGACGCGGCATCCACACCTGCCCGGGCGCGCCGCTCGCCCGTGCCGAGGGCCGCGCCGCCATCGAGCGGATCCTGGAGCGCACGTCCGACATCCGCATCGCCGAGCACAAGCACGGCCCGGCGGACGACCGCAGGTTCAAGTACGTCCCGACCTACATCCTGCGGGGCATCACCGGCCTGCACCTGGAGTTCACGCCGAAGGAGGGCGAGGGTCGATGA
- a CDS encoding FadR/GntR family transcriptional regulator → MTPIRRTRVPQRRIAETVADELRGRILAGDDAFRLPTQDQLVQEFGVSYPSIREALRILETEGLVTVRRGNVGGAEVHRPDSASAAYHLGLALQGGRVTLRDLAEGLQTLEPMCAAECARRTDRAETVVPALTANIEACAELVGDGVAFTRTAREFHDLLVSFTPNATVRYIVSSLVALWSAQEETWAEALARRGEYPSREEAESVVGIHGRVRDEIAAGRHREAGRLARAHLAATQKLLLDRFDDDVVNASSAQARQAMQASRGTRI, encoded by the coding sequence GTGACGCCCATCCGACGCACGCGCGTCCCGCAGCGCCGCATCGCCGAGACCGTCGCCGACGAGCTGCGCGGCCGGATCCTCGCCGGCGACGACGCCTTCCGGCTGCCGACCCAGGACCAGCTCGTCCAGGAGTTCGGCGTCAGCTACCCCTCGATCCGCGAGGCGCTGCGGATCCTGGAGACCGAGGGCCTGGTGACGGTCCGGCGCGGCAACGTCGGCGGCGCCGAGGTGCACCGCCCCGACAGCGCGTCCGCCGCGTACCACCTCGGGCTCGCCCTCCAGGGCGGACGGGTCACGCTGCGGGACCTCGCCGAGGGGCTGCAGACGCTCGAGCCGATGTGCGCCGCCGAGTGCGCCCGCCGTACCGACCGCGCGGAGACGGTCGTCCCCGCGCTGACCGCCAACATCGAGGCGTGCGCGGAACTGGTCGGCGACGGCGTCGCCTTCACCCGCACGGCCCGGGAGTTCCACGACCTGCTGGTGTCGTTCACGCCGAACGCGACGGTCCGGTACATCGTCAGCAGCCTCGTCGCCCTCTGGTCGGCGCAGGAGGAGACGTGGGCGGAGGCGCTCGCCCGGCGCGGCGAGTACCCGTCCCGGGAGGAGGCGGAGAGCGTCGTCGGCATCCACGGGCGGGTCCGCGACGAGATCGCCGCCGGGCGGCACCGGGAGGCCGGGCGGCTGGCCCGCGCCCACCTCGCCGCCACCCAGAAGCTGCTCCTGGACCGCTTCGACGACGACGTGGTCAACGCCTCGTCCGCGCAGGCGCGCCAGGCGATGCAGGCGAGCCGGGGCACCCGCATCTAG
- a CDS encoding acetyl-CoA hydrolase/transferase family protein, which produces MHVSRPPVEVPPARITEIDEAIAEHAAAYIGDGSVVQTDVGAVPDALLRLLHDRRDLGVHSGMLGDGLVELIEAGAVTNARKSIDPGVSITGALIGTRRLYEFAHRNPLIRMTPTSYTHDAGALARLDGLVTIDSAMEVDLTGQVNAEQSGTSYVGGTGGQVDFVRAGARSRGGRAITARSDVDVVVTESGAAELKGRGIAERTRRLIAVAHPDFQEDLEREAHTVQRRGF; this is translated from the coding sequence GTGCACGTCTCGCGCCCGCCGGTCGAGGTGCCGCCCGCCCGGATCACCGAGATCGACGAGGCGATCGCGGAGCACGCCGCCGCCTACATCGGGGACGGTTCGGTCGTGCAGACCGACGTCGGCGCAGTCCCGGACGCGCTGCTCCGGCTGCTGCACGACCGCCGGGACCTCGGTGTCCACTCCGGGATGCTGGGCGACGGCCTGGTCGAGCTGATCGAGGCGGGCGCCGTCACCAACGCGCGCAAGAGCATCGACCCGGGTGTCTCCATCACCGGCGCCCTCATCGGCACCCGCCGCCTCTACGAGTTCGCCCACCGCAACCCGCTGATCCGCATGACCCCGACGTCCTACACCCACGACGCCGGGGCGCTCGCGCGACTGGACGGGCTGGTGACGATCGACTCGGCGATGGAGGTCGACCTGACCGGCCAGGTGAACGCCGAGCAGAGCGGCACGTCCTACGTCGGCGGCACCGGCGGCCAGGTCGACTTCGTCCGCGCCGGGGCCCGCTCCCGGGGCGGCCGCGCCATCACCGCGCGCAGCGACGTGGACGTCGTCGTCACCGAGTCCGGCGCGGCCGAGCTGAAGGGCCGCGGCATCGCCGAACGCACCCGCCGCCTCATCGCCGTCGCCCACCCCGACTTCCAGGAGGACCTGGAGCGCGAGGCGCACACCGTCCAGCGACGCGGCTTCTAG
- a CDS encoding SDR family NAD(P)-dependent oxidoreductase → MNGAGGAAGDAAARMFGLGGRVAIVTGASSGLGAAVAETLAALGARVAVVARRRDRLDALADRIGGLAVACDLSDPARAGSVVEAAAGKLGPPEILVNAAGSMFTEERAEAEPLDAVRRTLDLNLVAPMALAQAVFPHMRAAGRGTIVNVSSISGRVGVPGIPQASYAASKAGLSGLTAELAVQWARHSIRVNTVAPGFFRSEITGPLYGSERGAEYLRRNTPLPKEGAPDDVVGAVVWLAGDAGSYVTGQTIVVDGGWTAR, encoded by the coding sequence ATGAACGGGGCCGGAGGCGCGGCGGGGGACGCGGCCGCACGGATGTTCGGGCTCGGCGGGCGGGTCGCGATCGTTACCGGGGCGTCGTCCGGGCTGGGCGCGGCGGTGGCCGAGACGCTCGCCGCGCTCGGCGCGCGGGTCGCCGTGGTGGCCCGCCGCCGCGACCGGCTCGACGCGCTCGCCGACCGGATCGGCGGCCTCGCCGTCGCGTGCGACCTGTCCGACCCCGCCCGCGCGGGCTCGGTCGTCGAGGCGGCGGCCGGGAAACTCGGCCCCCCGGAGATCCTCGTCAACGCCGCCGGGAGCATGTTCACCGAGGAGCGCGCGGAGGCCGAGCCGCTCGACGCCGTCCGCCGCACCCTGGACCTGAACCTGGTGGCCCCGATGGCGCTGGCGCAGGCCGTCTTCCCGCACATGCGCGCCGCCGGGCGGGGGACGATCGTCAACGTCTCGTCCATCAGCGGCCGGGTCGGCGTCCCGGGCATCCCGCAGGCGTCCTACGCGGCGAGCAAGGCGGGGCTGTCCGGTCTGACGGCGGAGCTGGCGGTGCAGTGGGCGCGGCACTCGATCCGGGTCAACACGGTCGCGCCCGGGTTCTTCCGCAGCGAGATCACCGGCCCGCTCTACGGGAGCGAGCGCGGCGCCGAGTACCTCCGCCGCAACACCCCGTTGCCGAAGGAGGGGGCCCCGGACGACGTCGTCGGCGCCGTCGTGTGGCTCGCCGGGGACGCCGGGAGCTACGTCACCGGGCAGACGATCGTCGTCGACGGGGGCTGGACCGCGCGCTAG
- a CDS encoding acyl-CoA dehydrogenase family protein, with product MDFTLTDDQRGIRDAVLEHCSRFPDEYWLQRDHEGVFPHDFHRSMAESGWLGVAVPEDVGGGGLGITEAAIMMQAVAESGGGMTAASSVHGPVFGMQPVNLFGTAEQRRRMIPPVLTGEHRICFAVTEPDAGLDTTRLRTRAERRDGGYLVNGEKIWISVPTPSGRARTAPRTASTPSPTSWPAACACSRRPSPESPRSRRSRATSATWTGCAGEPNGSAGTATGGCSPSTPTRSR from the coding sequence ATGGACTTCACGCTCACCGACGACCAGCGCGGCATCCGGGACGCGGTGCTCGAGCACTGCTCGCGGTTCCCCGACGAGTACTGGCTTCAGCGCGACCACGAGGGCGTCTTCCCCCACGACTTCCACAGGTCGATGGCGGAGTCCGGCTGGCTCGGCGTCGCGGTGCCGGAGGACGTCGGCGGCGGCGGCCTCGGCATCACCGAGGCGGCGATCATGATGCAGGCCGTCGCCGAGTCCGGCGGCGGGATGACGGCCGCGTCGAGCGTCCACGGCCCGGTGTTCGGCATGCAGCCGGTGAACCTGTTCGGCACCGCGGAGCAGCGGCGGCGGATGATCCCGCCCGTGCTCACCGGCGAGCACCGCATCTGCTTCGCGGTGACCGAACCCGACGCCGGCCTCGACACCACGCGGCTGCGGACCCGCGCGGAGCGCCGCGACGGCGGCTACCTGGTGAACGGGGAGAAGATTTGGATCTCCGTGCCGACGCCGTCGGGGCGAGCGAGAACCGCACCCCGGACGGCGAGTACTCCTTCACCTACGAGCTGGCCCGCAGCCTGTGCCTGCTCGAGGCGTCCGTCGCCGGAGTCGCCCCGATCGAGACGATCCAGGGCGACTTCCGCGACCTGGACGGGCTGCGCCGGCGAGCCGAACGGGTCCGCCGGGACGGCTACCGGGGGATGCTCGCCATCCACCCCGACCAGGTCGCGGTGA